DNA from Gephyromycinifex aptenodytis:
GGGATCGCTGTGGACACCGAACGCGGTCTGCTCGTACCGGTCATCAAGGACGCCGGCGACCTCAACATCGCCGGTATCGCTCGCAAGATTGCTGACCTTGCCGAGCGCACCCGCACCAACAGGGTCACCCCAGATGAGCTGGGTGGTGGCACGTTCACCATCACCAACATCGGTAGCAACGGCTCACTGCTGGACACCCCGATCATCAACCAGCCGCAGGTCGGCATCCTGGGCACCGGCGCGATCGTCAAGCGTCCGGTGGTCGTCCAGGACGAGTACGGCAATGACTCCATCGCCATTCGCTCGATGTGCTACCTGGTGCTGACCTACGACCACCGCGTCGTCGACGGCGCGCTGGCCGGCAAGTTCCTCTCGACGCTGAAGAAGCGTCTGGAGGAAGGCGCCTTCGAGGTCTGATCTCGACGTCTCGACCAAGGCCAGCCCCTGACCAGCGGAGAATCCTCCGGCCGGGGGCTGGCCTTCGGTTATCTACACCGCACCCTCGCTGTGGCCTTGCGCGATTACCGTTTGCGTCGTCACCGTTTTGCCCTAGGAGTACACATGTCACGTATCGCCCTGACCGGAGCCAGCGGGCTCATCGGCACCGCCCTGTCCAGCGCCCTGAGCGCCCGAGGCGACGAGGTGCTGCACCTGGTTCGCCGACCGGCGCGCACCGCGGCAGAGATCACGTGGAAACCCGGAAGCGACCTCGACCCGGCGGCGCTGGCGGATGTTGATGCCGTCGTGCACCTTGCCGGGGCCGGGGTCGGCGACAAACGTTGGACGCCGCAGTACCGCAAACTCATCAAGAGCTCCCGCGTGGAAGGCACCCGCACGATCGCGGCTGCGTTGGCCCGCCTCCAGCGCCCGGTACGCCTGGTAAGCGGTTCCGCGGTGGGCTTCTACGGCAGCGACCGCGCCGAGGAGGTTCTCACCGAGGACAGCGCGGCCGGGAGCGGCTTCCTCGCCGAGGTGGTCCAGGCCTGGGAAGCCCAGACCGAGCGCGCTACCCGAGCCGGTCACCCGGTGGCACTGGCCCGCACCGGCATCGTGCTCTCCCCGCAGGGCGGGGCGATGGCCAAAGTGCTGCCGTTGTCCAAGCTAGGCCTGGGTGGGCCGCTGGGCAGCGGTGAACAGTACTGGCCGTGGATCACCCTGCCCGATGAGGTCGCAGCGCTGATGCACCTCATCGACAATCCGAGCATCACCGGGCCGGTCAACCTCGTTGCCCCTGCCCCGGAACGTCAACGGGAACTGATGCGCCTGCTCGGGGAGGCTCTCGGACGTCCGGCGGTACTGCCCGCCCCGGCGTTCGCGTTGCGCGCGGCTCTGGGTGAATTCGCCGAGGACATCCTGGGTAGCCAGCGGGTCACTCCCCCGGTGCTGCTCGCCTCGGGTTTCACCTTCACTCATCCGGATCCGCAGTCAGCGATGCGCTGGCTCGCCGACGCCGCTCGGGCGACTGCGTAGGCTGACCCCAT
Protein-coding regions in this window:
- a CDS encoding TIGR01777 family oxidoreductase; translated protein: MSRIALTGASGLIGTALSSALSARGDEVLHLVRRPARTAAEITWKPGSDLDPAALADVDAVVHLAGAGVGDKRWTPQYRKLIKSSRVEGTRTIAAALARLQRPVRLVSGSAVGFYGSDRAEEVLTEDSAAGSGFLAEVVQAWEAQTERATRAGHPVALARTGIVLSPQGGAMAKVLPLSKLGLGGPLGSGEQYWPWITLPDEVAALMHLIDNPSITGPVNLVAPAPERQRELMRLLGEALGRPAVLPAPAFALRAALGEFAEDILGSQRVTPPVLLASGFTFTHPDPQSAMRWLADAARATA